The DNA sequence CGACCGCGGTGCCACGCCCGACCCCGGCAAGGCCGCCTACGACCTGCCCGGCGGCGACAGCGGCGCCGACCTGGCCGCATACGCGCGCAGCGTCGAGCAGCAGACGGCCCAGTCGTATCTGGAACTGGCGGCCGCGCCCGGCACCGCGGTGCGGGAGCTGGCGCTGCGCTCCCTGCGGGACGCCACCCTGCGCGCCGTGGAGTGGGGCGCCGAGCTGCCGGCCTTCCCCGGGTTCCCCGACGAGGGGCCGCCCCCGCAGGCCGGCGGGTGACCCTCCCCGCGGTCCGGATCAGGGGCGGCCGCGCCGCCGAGGCGGACGGGATCTGCGTCCGAGCAGGCGGGGCACCGCCCGGCCGGCTCGGGATCAGTCCGCGGTGGCGTCTGCAGCCGCGTCCGCGGTGACGAGCTCGGCGACGCGGTCGACAGCGCCGTCCAGACCGATCTCCTCGCGCTCGCCCGAACGCCGGTCGCGCAGCTCCAGCCGGCCCTCGTCCAGGCCCTTGCCCACGATGAGGCAGGTGGGCACGCCCAGCAGTTCGGAGTCGGTGAACTTCACCCCGGGGGACACGCCCTTGCGGTCGTCGACCAGCACGCGCACGCCGCGGGCCTCCAGCTCACCGGCGATGCGCAGGGCGACGTCGATCTGTTCGCCCTTGCCGGTGCCCACTACGTGCACGTCGGCCGGGGCGACCACGCGCGGCCAGACGATGCCCTTGTCGTCGTGGGACTGCTCGATGACGGCGGCGACGACGCGCGAGACGCCGATCCCGTAGGAGCCCATGGTGATGCGCCGGGGCTTGCCGTCGGCGCCCAGCGCGTCCAGCTCGAAGGCGTCGGTGTACTTGCGGCCGAGCTGGAAGATGTGGCCGATCTCCAGGCCGCGGGCGGTGTAGAGCGTGCCACGGCCGTCGGGCGAAGGGTCGCCCTCGCGGACTTCGGCTGCCTCGACGGTGCCGTCGGGCGTGAAGTCGCGGCCGCAGACCAGGTCCATGACGTGGTGGTCGGTCTTGTCGGCGCCGGTGATCCAGGCGGTGCCTTCGACGACGCGGGGGTCGACGAGGTAG is a window from the Streptomonospora litoralis genome containing:
- a CDS encoding ferritin-like domain-containing protein — protein: MTATPENAGTGTAATPLQDAEFATVPALQAALSAEHAAVYAYGYIGARSDGAQRERCYAHLDAHRGQRDTLRIELRDRGATPDPGKAAYDLPGGDSGADLAAYARSVEQQTAQSYLELAAAPGTAVRELALRSLRDATLRAVEWGAELPAFPGFPDEGPPPQAGG